The DNA window TGAAAGAATAGAAAGGCTTAGTTCACACAGCACAGTTTGCAGAAACGGAAAATCAATGCTGAAAATTCCAAATAAGAGATTTACAGGCAAAAACATAGTGGACACCTTATGGAATGGACCTACCTGCTCAATCTGCCTTCAGGTTTTTGGCTTTTCAGCTTAAAAAATCTCCCCAGTTTGATTAATAATTGTGTTAATTAACACTCGTCCTGTGTAAAATGATTGACAGGACTTCCAAAAGGGGGAAATGGTTGGTAGCTTGCCACCGTGCCGTCACATATTCCATCCAAGTTGTATTAGTCAGTGGTTTATCGGACACAGTTCTTGCCTATTGTGCAGGAAAACGCCTTTTATGCTTGAAAAAGTGGAttgtacttgaaaaaaaaatgtttaccCCATGTGTCCCCACTCTCAAATCAATGTGGGATTGTTTATACATG is part of the Populus trichocarpa isolate Nisqually-1 chromosome 2, P.trichocarpa_v4.1, whole genome shotgun sequence genome and encodes:
- the LOC7490623 gene encoding NEP1-interacting protein 2, with translation MGAYCGAMVGLNSMSSMLYGAITGCILSIEVLRKSFVLWDSDDWAIVFFIHFVETDSIILNERIERLSSHSTVCRNGKSMLKIPNKRFTGKNIVDTLWNGPTCSICLQDFQKGEMENAFYA